One Tamlana carrageenivorans genomic region harbors:
- a CDS encoding multiheme c-type cytochrome: MSRFNCISVIFFFLILFASCKKNVYKDNVSTEALAHHEPASYIGSKTCVECHNEAYQKWQGSHHDLAMQVANDATVLGNFNDHKTTIDGVSYHFFKRDNKFIVAVKEVDKSIKEYEISFAFGFTPLQQYLVDFDKGRKQVLRVTWDSVKKKWFHQYSGDTIVPNDWLHWTKGAQNWNTMCAECHSTNLQKNYNAETDAFHTTYDEINVTCESCHGPASQHVKWASNKEGGQYQDHILKGHAQDEQLTLCAPCHARRSKLTPNLEPGKSFEDQYLLQKLSTNFYHGDGQIDEEDYVYGSFLQSKMYMNGVKCTDCHDPHSMELKFDGNQLCLQCHVPAKYNTEKHHFHKQGTESALCINCHMTGKLYMGNDFRRDHSFRVPRPDQSVKHGTPNACTGCHADKTDAWAAKMVETWYGTDRLDHFSESLLLSTNTDLTVAERTKLEAFINDLSYPEIARATVIDNLPFVNQSQYAAFFTALDDESALVRYSALMKFRPLPAENRKTIAEKMLNDSKKLVRIGAAQIVNDLDPDTFAEPHRTALLKANEEYNIMLYSSADFSNGRMQLGDFYLQKQDYTEAIKQYNMAIKMDSLLIPVYTNLATAYSLVKHYDESLNTLNTWSRLEPKQGRPHFLKALLFFEIDKPEEAVSELKKAIQLNPKDGRSMYNLATYYYQDNKDLSAAKKYINQALKVEPGNPNYEYLLALIYQNLGENEKAKRIISRLQANR; encoded by the coding sequence ATGAGTCGTTTTAATTGTATTTCTGTTATCTTCTTTTTTTTGATCCTTTTCGCATCATGTAAAAAGAATGTTTACAAAGATAATGTTAGTACTGAGGCTCTAGCGCACCATGAACCCGCTTCTTATATTGGTTCTAAAACATGTGTGGAATGTCATAACGAAGCTTATCAAAAATGGCAAGGTTCTCATCATGATTTAGCGATGCAAGTGGCTAATGACGCTACAGTTCTTGGTAATTTTAACGATCATAAAACGACTATCGATGGGGTTTCTTATCACTTTTTTAAGCGCGACAACAAATTTATAGTTGCAGTAAAAGAGGTCGATAAATCGATTAAAGAATACGAAATTAGCTTTGCATTTGGTTTTACACCTTTGCAACAATATTTGGTAGATTTTGATAAAGGCCGAAAACAAGTGTTACGAGTGACTTGGGATAGTGTGAAAAAGAAATGGTTTCATCAATATTCGGGTGACACGATTGTTCCAAACGATTGGTTGCATTGGACTAAAGGCGCTCAAAACTGGAATACTATGTGTGCCGAATGTCACTCTACAAATCTTCAGAAGAATTATAATGCTGAAACGGATGCTTTTCATACCACATACGACGAAATTAATGTGACCTGCGAAAGCTGTCATGGCCCAGCTAGCCAGCATGTAAAATGGGCCTCAAATAAAGAAGGTGGCCAATATCAAGATCACATTTTAAAAGGCCATGCACAAGATGAGCAGCTAACCCTTTGTGCGCCTTGTCATGCCAGAAGAAGTAAGTTAACCCCTAATTTAGAACCCGGAAAATCTTTTGAAGATCAATACTTGCTTCAAAAGTTATCGACTAATTTTTATCATGGTGACGGACAAATCGATGAAGAAGATTATGTATACGGATCCTTTTTACAAAGTAAGATGTACATGAATGGTGTGAAGTGTACCGATTGTCACGACCCGCATTCCATGGAATTAAAATTTGACGGCAATCAATTGTGCTTGCAATGCCATGTGCCTGCAAAATACAATACAGAAAAACACCATTTTCATAAACAAGGAACCGAATCGGCGTTATGTATAAATTGCCACATGACAGGTAAATTATATATGGGTAACGATTTTAGAAGGGATCATAGTTTTAGGGTGCCTCGACCAGACCAATCGGTTAAACATGGTACGCCAAACGCTTGTACGGGATGTCATGCCGATAAAACGGATGCTTGGGCCGCTAAAATGGTTGAAACTTGGTACGGTACCGATCGCTTGGATCATTTTTCAGAAAGTTTATTGTTAAGCACGAATACAGATTTAACAGTAGCAGAACGCACGAAGTTGGAAGCTTTTATTAATGATTTGAGTTACCCTGAAATAGCCAGAGCTACTGTTATTGATAATTTACCATTTGTAAATCAATCACAATATGCAGCGTTTTTTACCGCATTAGACGACGAATCGGCGCTTGTGCGTTATAGTGCGCTTATGAAATTTAGACCGTTGCCTGCTGAAAATCGCAAAACCATCGCCGAAAAAATGTTAAATGATTCTAAGAAACTGGTACGTATTGGTGCAGCGCAGATAGTTAACGATTTAGATCCAGATACCTTTGCCGAACCTCACAGAACAGCGCTTTTAAAAGCAAATGAAGAATATAACATCATGTTGTACAGTAGTGCCGATTTTTCTAACGGTCGTATGCAGTTAGGGGATTTTTACTTGCAAAAACAAGATTATACCGAAGCCATTAAGCAATATAATATGGCTATAAAAATGGATAGTTTGTTAATACCAGTGTATACCAATTTAGCTACAGCCTACTCCCTGGTGAAGCACTATGATGAGTCGTTAAATACTTTAAACACTTGGAGTAGATTAGAGCCAAAACAAGGGCGGCCACACTTTTTAAAGGCCTTATTGTTTTTTGAGATAGATAAGCCCGAAGAAGCGGTTTCAGAATTAAAAAAAGCAATTCAGCTTAACCCTAAAGATGGGCGATCCATGTATAATTTGGCGACCTACTATTATCAAGATAATAAGGATTTAAGTGCTGCAAAAAAATATATTAACCAAGCCTTAAAAGTGGAACCAGGAAACCCAAATTATGAATATTTGCTAGCTTTAATTTATCAGAATTTAGGTGAAAATGAAAAGGCTAAGCGTATTATATCGCGGTTACAGGCTAATCGGTAG
- a CDS encoding DUF481 domain-containing protein, whose protein sequence is MITSLLKNKIVYILIFCIPYLGFSQADTLKLENKTLLIGEVKLLKQGVITIETDYSDSDFKVEFDKVDYIHLQKKSLVILTKGRRRFGHLTTNKKGLGQVITEDGRIETFTLSEMVALNEIDDNFWQRFRGSIDLGYNISKANNLHQFTASGALHYIDKMWLMDGSISILNSIQDNADKTKRTDAKIDIYRILIDGKWYILANTSFLSNTEQALDARISPSIGAGKFIKNNNKLYWGLTLGLSYNIENYVDSSLDKTSSEAFIGTTLNMFDFDDISLTAEAKILPSLSQKGRIRSDIDATVKYDLPSDFYIKAGFTINYDNQPAIEGNDTDYVLTTGVGWKFD, encoded by the coding sequence ATGATCACATCTCTACTCAAAAACAAAATAGTCTATATACTCATATTTTGTATTCCTTACTTAGGCTTTTCACAAGCCGATACCCTTAAACTTGAAAATAAGACACTGCTTATTGGAGAAGTCAAACTTTTAAAACAAGGCGTTATTACTATAGAAACAGATTACAGCGATAGCGATTTTAAAGTTGAGTTCGATAAAGTAGACTATATTCACTTACAAAAGAAATCACTGGTTATTTTAACCAAAGGGCGTAGGCGTTTTGGCCATTTAACAACCAACAAAAAAGGGCTTGGCCAAGTGATAACCGAAGACGGGAGAATTGAAACATTTACACTAAGTGAAATGGTGGCTTTAAATGAAATTGATGATAACTTTTGGCAACGTTTTAGGGGATCTATTGATTTAGGATACAATATATCTAAAGCCAACAACTTACACCAATTCACGGCTAGCGGGGCATTACATTACATAGATAAAATGTGGCTTATGGATGGCTCGATAAGTATTTTAAATTCCATCCAAGATAATGCCGATAAAACCAAACGTACCGATGCAAAAATTGACATATATCGTATTCTAATTGATGGCAAGTGGTACATATTAGCTAACACGTCATTTTTATCCAATACAGAACAAGCGCTCGACGCTAGGATTAGCCCAAGTATAGGGGCAGGAAAGTTCATAAAAAACAACAATAAGCTTTATTGGGGGCTCACTTTAGGATTATCATACAATATTGAAAATTATGTTGATTCATCCTTAGATAAAACTTCTTCGGAAGCATTTATAGGTACCACACTTAACATGTTCGATTTTGATGACATTAGCTTAACGGCTGAAGCCAAAATCTTGCCTAGTTTATCACAAAAAGGGAGGATACGATCGGATATTGATGCCACGGTTAAATATGACCTACCATCAGATTTTTATATTAAAGCTGGATTCACGATAAACTATGATAATCAACCTGCTATTGAAGGTAACGATACCGATTATGTCCTAACCACAGGCGTAGGTTGGAAATTTGATTAA
- a CDS encoding leucine-rich repeat domain-containing protein: protein MNSLKLFLFCLLISTSVFANINPEEKEALIALYKSTNGENWNASWDIDGTVENWYGVEIENDHVVEINLEFNNLKGELPEAIGNLVHLKKINLGFNKLSGSIPTTIENLTELVSLELFMNDIEGSIPTEIGALKKLETLKLYKNNISGEIPVELMSLTNLKALLLGSNALSGTIPVEIATLTKLEKLSLMNNNLEGEIPQEIAKLTNLEELLLSKNQFTGDLPLEFVNLKKLNTIMVSHNKLNQEYISISGKKPEALRKLQLQNSTESANADNIAQ, encoded by the coding sequence ATGAATTCCCTAAAACTATTTTTATTCTGTTTACTTATTTCAACCAGTGTCTTTGCTAATATTAATCCAGAAGAAAAAGAAGCTTTAATAGCTTTGTACAAATCAACTAATGGCGAAAATTGGAACGCCTCTTGGGATATTGATGGTACTGTAGAAAATTGGTATGGTGTAGAAATTGAAAATGATCACGTTGTCGAAATCAATTTAGAATTTAATAATCTAAAAGGGGAACTTCCTGAGGCGATTGGCAATTTAGTGCATTTAAAAAAAATAAACTTGGGCTTTAATAAACTAAGCGGTAGTATACCTACTACTATTGAAAACCTTACAGAATTGGTTTCCTTAGAATTATTTATGAATGACATTGAAGGTTCTATTCCTACGGAAATTGGAGCTTTAAAAAAGTTAGAAACTTTAAAATTATATAAAAACAACATATCTGGTGAAATCCCGGTAGAATTGATGTCACTAACCAACTTAAAAGCGCTTTTATTAGGAAGTAATGCCTTATCAGGTACCATACCTGTTGAAATTGCTACTTTAACAAAGTTGGAAAAACTGAGTTTGATGAATAATAACTTGGAAGGAGAAATTCCACAAGAAATAGCAAAACTAACAAACCTGGAAGAATTATTACTTTCGAAAAACCAGTTCACAGGCGATTTACCTCTTGAATTTGTAAACCTGAAAAAATTAAACACCATTATGGTGAGTCACAACAAATTGAATCAAGAATACATCAGTATTTCTGGAAAAAAACCAGAAGCTTTACGTAAATTACAACTACAAAATTCGACTGAAAGTGCGAATGCCGACAATATCGCACAGTAG
- a CDS encoding CPXCG motif-containing cysteine-rich protein has product MIEYAFNCPYCWESISVLIDGSISKQKYIEDCEVCCNPIEISLKIFNSEVMDFQAHSREQ; this is encoded by the coding sequence ATGATTGAATACGCTTTTAACTGTCCATATTGCTGGGAAAGTATATCTGTTTTAATCGACGGTTCGATTTCTAAACAAAAATATATTGAAGATTGTGAGGTTTGTTGTAACCCCATAGAAATTTCTTTAAAAATATTCAACAGCGAAGTCATGGATTTTCAGGCACATAGCAGAGAACAGTGA
- a CDS encoding tyrosine-type recombinase/integrase, whose translation MKNPEKNSVDFSKPFIDYIPAELRENKDWLIVYSILDPVSKKLVRKRKRVPPLSNKVERRKMARKMVSSINSRLDRGWNEIIEEEAPKSLCLIIDATKSYINSLDRDYQNGAIRKDTYRTYTSFITNFENWIKKTGREKEFILHFNASLISEFLDHIYIERKNKARTYNNYLHALRLFNKWLIQKSYKNIDVTAIFQTKRNSEKERELIEANEVKNVFEYLDKNYCELSLVCKLIYYCFIRPTELSRLKVKDVLIKDRLIHLSKQNSKKTGGYVTVQTELMQQLAFHIRNANLEDYLFSNNECKTGKNQASGKFYYDRWMKHIVKNGITNNPLYSLKDSGITFALDHGVSPVSVMNQARHYDLSVTTAYLRKPQQKADQNLLSANW comes from the coding sequence ATGAAAAATCCTGAAAAAAATTCAGTTGACTTCTCAAAACCATTTATCGACTACATTCCAGCGGAGTTAAGAGAAAACAAAGATTGGCTTATTGTCTATTCAATTTTAGATCCAGTAAGTAAGAAACTGGTGAGAAAACGCAAGCGTGTTCCTCCCCTATCCAATAAGGTAGAACGTCGCAAAATGGCTCGCAAAATGGTATCAAGTATAAACAGCCGTTTAGATCGTGGTTGGAATGAAATAATCGAAGAGGAAGCACCTAAATCACTATGTTTAATAATTGATGCTACTAAAAGTTACATAAATAGTCTTGATCGAGATTATCAAAATGGGGCTATTAGAAAAGATACTTATAGAACTTACACCAGTTTTATAACCAATTTTGAAAACTGGATTAAAAAAACAGGAAGGGAAAAGGAATTTATATTACACTTTAATGCCTCGCTGATCTCCGAATTTTTAGACCACATTTACATAGAACGTAAAAACAAAGCTCGAACCTATAACAACTACCTACACGCATTAAGGCTTTTCAATAAATGGCTCATCCAAAAAAGCTATAAAAACATTGATGTAACGGCTATTTTTCAAACTAAACGAAATAGCGAAAAGGAAAGGGAATTAATTGAAGCTAATGAGGTTAAAAACGTTTTTGAGTACCTCGATAAAAATTACTGTGAATTGTCTCTAGTATGTAAACTCATTTACTATTGTTTTATACGACCTACCGAGTTAAGCCGATTAAAAGTAAAGGACGTTTTAATAAAAGATAGGCTCATACACCTATCTAAACAAAACAGTAAAAAAACAGGCGGATATGTAACCGTACAAACCGAATTGATGCAGCAATTAGCTTTTCATATTAGAAATGCGAATTTAGAGGATTATCTTTTTTCAAATAATGAATGTAAAACAGGAAAAAACCAAGCTTCGGGAAAATTCTATTATGATCGCTGGATGAAGCATATTGTAAAAAATGGCATTACAAATAACCCTTTATACTCGCTAAAAGATAGTGGTATTACGTTCGCTTTAGATCATGGCGTTTCTCCTGTGTCTGTCATGAACCAAGCTCGTCATTATGATTTATCTGTAACCACGGCTTATTTAAGAAAACCACAACAAAAAGCAGATCAAAATTTACTTTCGGCAAATTGGTGA